The proteins below come from a single Acidobacteriota bacterium genomic window:
- a CDS encoding triose-phosphate isomerase, whose protein sequence is MRKPVIAGNWKMYKLLGESVETALALKPLVANANNCEVVIAPVFTALKTVADRLEGSNINIAAQNCASQNEFGAHTGEIAPAMLKDVGCSHVIIGHSERRQFYGETDASVNKKTKATLAAGLTAIVCVGEMLAEREAGNAENIVKGQLLSGLDGLTVADMERIIIAYEPVWAIGTGKTATPEQAQDMHATVRKTVADSHGSDVAGKVRILYGGSVKPDNIAILMSQPDVDGALVGGASLEAESFAQIVNFERK, encoded by the coding sequence ATGAGAAAACCTGTCATTGCAGGAAATTGGAAGATGTACAAGCTGCTCGGCGAATCGGTCGAGACGGCTCTGGCATTAAAACCATTGGTTGCAAACGCAAATAATTGTGAAGTCGTGATCGCTCCGGTATTTACGGCCCTTAAAACCGTTGCGGATCGTCTGGAAGGTTCGAATATCAATATCGCGGCACAGAATTGTGCGTCGCAGAATGAATTTGGGGCTCATACCGGCGAGATCGCACCTGCAATGTTGAAGGATGTCGGCTGTTCGCACGTTATTATCGGGCATTCCGAGCGACGCCAGTTTTATGGCGAAACGGATGCATCGGTCAATAAAAAAACGAAAGCGACACTCGCCGCTGGACTAACCGCGATCGTCTGTGTCGGCGAAATGCTCGCTGAAAGAGAAGCCGGAAATGCTGAGAATATCGTAAAAGGCCAATTGCTAAGCGGTCTCGACGGTTTGACAGTCGCCGATATGGAACGTATTATTATCGCTTACGAGCCTGTCTGGGCAATTGGTACGGGTAAAACCGCCACGCCTGAACAGGCTCAAGACATGCACGCGACGGTTAGAAAAACGGTTGCGGATTCGCATGGATCTGATGTCGCTGGTAAGGTTAGGATCCTCTACGGCGGCTCGGTCAAGCCCGACAACATTGCGATCCTTATGTCGCAGCCTGATGTTGACGGAGCTCTGGTCGGCGGGGCAAGCCTTGAGGCCGAAAGCTTTGCACAGATCGTAAATTTTGAAAGGAAGTGA
- a CDS encoding beta-ketoacyl-[acyl-carrier-protein] synthase family protein — MLRNFTRPRRVVITGMGCVTPIGIGREAFWHSLQTGVSGVRTIESFDVTESAVKIAGEVRDFDWEAAIGPKDRKHVPRTVPLALAAAREAMADAGIDTTEMPIEKRRTIGVEIGTGGGGLAFAEKHYEYWYIGPKTHASVYIIPASTHGGLSSEISMAFGLRGLSHVVSTGCTSSTDAIFYAAQHIALGRQDVMIAGGVDAPLAPGILAGFNLMTVLTKDWNDEPHRASRPFAKGRSGIVVSEGSYLFVLESLDSALERGAKIYAEVSGYGATCDAYHRVRLDDSGIEPARAMSMALDDAGIAAEQVDYVNLHGTSTVLNDKIETTAVKLSLGDHAYKTPMSATKSQLGHPQGASGAAGIGAALCAMSTGIIPPTINLDESDPDCDLDYVPNTARNAEVNLALCNCIGFGSKNSALVLQSYTD; from the coding sequence ATGCTAAGAAATTTTACACGTCCGCGACGAGTGGTAATTACAGGAATGGGCTGTGTCACGCCCATTGGCATTGGCCGCGAGGCGTTTTGGCATTCGCTGCAGACCGGTGTCAGCGGTGTACGGACGATCGAGAGTTTCGATGTTACGGAATCGGCGGTGAAAATCGCTGGCGAGGTTCGGGATTTTGATTGGGAAGCAGCGATCGGGCCAAAGGACCGAAAACACGTCCCTCGAACCGTCCCGCTCGCCCTGGCGGCTGCTCGCGAAGCGATGGCTGATGCCGGTATTGATACGACCGAAATGCCGATAGAAAAACGCCGTACTATCGGCGTCGAGATCGGCACCGGCGGCGGCGGTCTCGCATTTGCCGAGAAACACTACGAATACTGGTACATCGGCCCAAAAACACACGCCAGCGTTTACATTATTCCTGCCTCGACGCACGGCGGCCTTTCGTCAGAGATCTCCATGGCATTTGGGCTTCGCGGGCTTTCGCATGTGGTTTCAACGGGCTGTACGAGCTCAACCGACGCCATATTTTACGCGGCCCAGCACATTGCTCTTGGCCGTCAGGATGTGATGATCGCCGGAGGCGTTGACGCCCCACTCGCACCAGGCATTTTGGCTGGATTCAATCTGATGACCGTTTTGACAAAAGACTGGAACGACGAGCCCCACCGGGCATCGCGGCCGTTTGCGAAAGGACGTTCGGGGATTGTTGTTTCCGAAGGATCGTACCTTTTTGTACTTGAATCGCTCGATTCCGCTCTGGAACGCGGAGCCAAGATATATGCTGAGGTTTCGGGCTACGGAGCAACCTGTGATGCCTATCACCGAGTCCGACTCGACGATTCCGGGATTGAACCGGCCCGAGCCATGTCGATGGCTCTAGATGACGCAGGGATCGCCGCGGAGCAAGTCGATTATGTAAATCTGCACGGCACGTCAACCGTTCTAAACGACAAGATCGAAACGACCGCAGTCAAACTATCGCTCGGCGATCACGCTTATAAAACGCCAATGTCCGCAACAAAATCCCAACTCGGCCACCCGCAAGGTGCAAGCGGAGCGGCCGGGATCGGGGCCGCATTATGCGCGATGTCTACCGGGATAATTCCACCGACTATAAATCTGGATGAATCGGATCCGGATTGTGACTTGGATTATGTGCCGAACACTGCAAGAAATGCCGAAGTAAATTTAGCGCTCTGCAATTGTATTGGTTTTGGGTCGAAGAACAGTGCCCTAGTGCTGCAAAGTTATACCGACTGA
- a CDS encoding methyltransferase domain-containing protein → MFGRFKHRSYKLERLDTGDYTPAEYAKWQGEMRFVHRIFGENRALRRALFPEIGNVGDDLSILDVGAGSGELLDTILKWNIMPKPFLVGAEINADAARSIENRAISAVRCDALLLPFADNSFDFVVCSLFLHHLTDEKAVVLLAEMKRVARNRIFAIDLHRSPVAYYFYKVVGSIFLQRFTVEDGSLSILRAFKPNELENLARAAGLKEISVSRSAAYRLVLSGK, encoded by the coding sequence ATGTTCGGCCGCTTCAAACACCGCAGCTATAAGCTCGAACGACTGGACACAGGTGATTACACGCCTGCGGAATACGCTAAATGGCAGGGTGAGATGCGGTTTGTTCACCGTATTTTTGGCGAAAACCGGGCGCTTCGCCGGGCCCTTTTTCCGGAGATCGGCAACGTCGGCGATGATCTTTCAATTCTTGATGTCGGAGCTGGTTCAGGAGAACTACTGGATACGATCCTAAAGTGGAACATCATGCCGAAACCCTTTCTCGTCGGGGCCGAGATCAATGCGGACGCGGCGAGATCGATCGAAAATCGAGCTATTTCAGCCGTTCGATGTGATGCTTTGCTGCTTCCCTTTGCGGATAATTCATTCGATTTTGTGGTTTGTTCCCTATTTTTACATCATTTGACGGATGAAAAGGCAGTTGTGCTATTGGCGGAAATGAAGCGTGTCGCTCGGAATCGAATATTTGCGATCGATCTTCACCGCAGCCCGGTTGCCTATTACTTTTATAAAGTTGTCGGGAGTATTTTCCTACAGCGTTTTACGGTCGAGGATGGCTCTCTCTCGATACTGCGTGCGTTCAAACCCAACGAATTAGAGAATCTCGCAAGGGCAGCGGGGCTTAAGGAAATATCAGTTTCGCGGTCAGCGGCGTATCGTTTAGTGCTCTCGGGAAAATAG
- a CDS encoding NAD(P)/FAD-dependent oxidoreductase, protein MSGDKKIYDAAIVGAGPAGSSLAIRLAMAGMSVLLVEQKRFPREKLCGEFISPECLIHFAELGVMPDIAAAGGSDLAETLFFARNGKGVSVKSEWFGSTDSMALGLSRAEMDERLIEHARASGVEVLEETNVIGLLLANRRVSGIRIRGRDADEAEIYAALTVDATGRSRSLVRRLDRSIQEKRAAKFVAFKTHLSHANLKPGACEIYAYRGGYGGCNRVENDLYNLCFIASAEDTKRMDSDPERVMREIVFTNERAAEAMSAVQVVKPWLAVPIERFGRGELVPANGLLTVGDSAAFIDPFTGSGMLLALESSKIASNAIIKYRDDFAQIAADYRKHYALAFGRRLRICSILRYAAFVPFLAEATISILGTSLRLRRSVARATRFSAEPGV, encoded by the coding sequence ATGAGCGGGGATAAAAAGATCTACGACGCAGCAATCGTTGGAGCCGGGCCTGCAGGTTCATCGCTTGCGATACGACTGGCGATGGCTGGGATGTCGGTTTTGCTGGTCGAGCAAAAGAGGTTTCCACGCGAAAAGCTCTGCGGCGAGTTCATCTCGCCCGAATGCCTGATCCACTTTGCTGAGCTTGGCGTGATGCCGGATATTGCAGCCGCCGGAGGTTCCGATCTGGCTGAAACATTATTTTTTGCCCGTAATGGTAAGGGCGTTTCCGTCAAAAGCGAATGGTTCGGTTCTACCGATTCGATGGCTCTCGGATTGAGCCGGGCCGAAATGGACGAACGCCTGATCGAACACGCCCGGGCATCTGGCGTCGAGGTGCTTGAAGAGACTAACGTTATTGGGCTGCTTCTCGCAAACCGCAGGGTATCTGGCATACGGATCCGAGGCCGAGATGCGGACGAGGCTGAGATTTATGCGGCTCTGACCGTGGATGCGACGGGCCGGTCGCGTTCGCTGGTTCGACGGCTCGATAGAAGTATCCAGGAAAAGCGGGCAGCAAAATTTGTCGCGTTCAAAACACATCTCAGCCACGCGAACTTAAAGCCAGGTGCATGCGAGATCTACGCGTATCGGGGAGGCTACGGCGGCTGCAACCGGGTTGAAAATGATCTCTACAATCTCTGCTTCATTGCCTCTGCCGAGGATACAAAACGGATGGATAGTGATCCGGAACGCGTCATGCGCGAAATTGTGTTCACAAACGAACGTGCGGCAGAAGCAATGTCAGCCGTACAGGTTGTAAAACCATGGCTTGCAGTGCCGATCGAGCGTTTTGGCCGCGGTGAATTGGTCCCCGCGAACGGACTGCTTACGGTCGGCGATTCGGCGGCCTTTATTGATCCATTTACGGGAAGCGGGATGCTGCTGGCTCTGGAGAGCTCTAAGATCGCATCAAACGCGATAATTAAGTATCGAGATGACTTTGCTCAAATAGCTGCTGATTACCGTAAACACTACGCTTTAGCGTTCGGCCGAAGGCTTCGCATCTGTTCGATCCTTCGTTACGCGGCATTCGTTCCGTTCCTGGCTGAGGCAACGATCTCAATACTAGGAACGAGTTTGCGCCTCCGACGTAGTGTCGCGCGAGCTACTCGATTTAGTGCAGAGCCGGGTGTTTGA
- a CDS encoding YitT family protein, whose protein sequence is MRTVAVEAKNALLIVLGIFSAAFGLKGFLLSSRFIDGGVTGISMLFSEVLDFPLAVLLLLINLPFIAIGYRQIGKLFAAKSALAIAGLSLCLFFVEFPDVTPDKLLTAVFGGLFIGAGIGLAIRGGSVLDGTEIAALLVSRKSHLLRVGDVILILNVFIFLAAAFFLGVESAMYSILTYVAASKTIEFLLHGVEEYTAITIISPKSEEIKQAIMSQLKRGVTVIRGQGGMGSTGVIEDERQILYCVITRLEIGKVKSVAIDIDDQAFITTHTLSDVQGGLLKHPALH, encoded by the coding sequence ATGAGAACTGTCGCGGTCGAAGCTAAGAACGCTCTTCTGATCGTGTTAGGAATATTTTCTGCGGCGTTCGGGTTGAAAGGATTTTTGCTCTCAAGCCGGTTCATCGACGGCGGCGTGACCGGCATCTCAATGCTTTTTTCTGAGGTTTTGGATTTTCCACTGGCTGTATTACTCCTTTTGATCAACCTGCCTTTTATAGCGATCGGATACAGGCAGATCGGCAAATTGTTTGCCGCTAAGAGTGCATTGGCAATCGCAGGGCTTTCGCTTTGCTTGTTTTTTGTTGAATTCCCAGACGTTACCCCCGATAAACTCCTGACGGCTGTTTTTGGGGGTTTATTCATTGGAGCCGGCATTGGGCTCGCGATCCGCGGCGGAAGTGTTCTGGACGGAACCGAGATCGCCGCCCTGCTTGTGAGCCGCAAGAGCCATCTGCTACGGGTTGGTGACGTTATTCTGATCCTAAATGTTTTTATTTTTCTCGCTGCGGCGTTTTTTCTTGGGGTAGAGTCTGCTATGTATTCGATCCTGACGTATGTCGCTGCCTCGAAAACTATTGAATTCCTGCTCCATGGGGTCGAGGAGTATACGGCGATAACCATTATTTCCCCGAAAAGCGAAGAAATTAAGCAGGCGATCATGAGCCAGCTGAAACGCGGCGTAACAGTTATTCGAGGCCAGGGCGGAATGGGCAGCACCGGCGTGATCGAAGATGAACGTCAGATCCTCTACTGCGTGATCACAAGGCTTGAGATCGGCAAAGTTAAATCGGTCGCGATCGATATCGATGACCAGGCTTTTATAACGACGCACACTCTATCAGACGTACAGGGCGGGCTGCTCAAACACCCGGCTCTGCACTAA
- a CDS encoding phosphoglycerate kinase, whose product MNKKTIKDIDIAGKRVFIRVDFNVPIKNGVIGDDTRILGALPTIRYAVEKGAKVILASHLGRPLKDKKKAEEKGMPYDAAKYSLKPVFDYLSKLDGLNVAFADDCVGDAVNEKVAAMKDGDVLLLENLRLHGEEEKNDPAFAEQLAANADVYVNDAFGTAHRAHASTEGITHFVDNCVAGLLMEKELNSLGKALHDPERPFVAILGGAKVSDKIPVIESLIKRKVDKLLIGGAMAYTFFKAQGFTIGKSLVEDDMMPKALEIEHMAKEAGVELILPTDHQVVDSYDPLNSAKTIPIAFTNTGLVGLDIGTETIAIFEKALEGAKTIVWNGPMGMFEEKPFDQGTVAIAEAVAKATDAGATSIVGGGDSVSAVNQAGLEDKISHISTGGGATLEFLAGDELPGVAALDDK is encoded by the coding sequence ATGAACAAAAAGACAATTAAAGACATCGATATAGCCGGAAAACGTGTTTTCATACGAGTAGATTTTAACGTCCCTATCAAGAACGGCGTGATCGGCGACGATACCAGAATACTAGGAGCCTTGCCGACCATTCGCTACGCCGTTGAAAAGGGAGCAAAGGTGATCCTGGCATCCCACCTCGGGCGTCCGCTCAAGGACAAGAAAAAGGCAGAAGAAAAAGGGATGCCGTACGACGCCGCGAAATATTCGTTAAAACCTGTATTCGATTATCTATCGAAACTCGACGGCCTGAATGTCGCTTTTGCTGACGATTGCGTCGGCGATGCGGTCAACGAAAAGGTCGCGGCGATGAAAGACGGTGACGTGCTTTTGTTAGAGAATCTTCGGCTCCACGGCGAGGAAGAAAAGAATGATCCTGCTTTTGCCGAGCAGCTTGCAGCGAACGCCGACGTTTACGTAAATGATGCGTTCGGTACAGCTCATCGTGCTCACGCGTCGACCGAAGGCATTACGCACTTTGTCGATAATTGTGTCGCGGGCTTACTGATGGAAAAGGAATTGAACTCCCTCGGCAAGGCTCTGCACGACCCGGAACGCCCGTTCGTTGCGATCCTCGGCGGTGCAAAGGTCTCGGACAAGATCCCGGTCATTGAATCTCTGATCAAGCGAAAGGTCGATAAATTGTTGATCGGCGGTGCGATGGCATACACATTCTTCAAAGCCCAGGGCTTTACAATAGGGAAGTCGCTGGTCGAAGACGACATGATGCCAAAGGCTCTGGAAATCGAGCACATGGCTAAAGAGGCCGGTGTTGAACTGATCCTGCCGACCGATCATCAAGTCGTAGATTCTTACGATCCGCTCAATTCGGCCAAGACGATACCGATCGCGTTTACAAACACCGGTTTAGTCGGGCTTGATATTGGCACCGAAACTATCGCGATCTTCGAAAAAGCACTCGAAGGAGCCAAAACCATAGTTTGGAACGGCCCGATGGGAATGTTCGAAGAAAAACCATTTGATCAGGGAACGGTCGCCATCGCCGAGGCCGTCGCGAAAGCAACTGACGCCGGTGCGACCTCGATCGTAGGGGGCGGAGATTCGGTCTCGGCCGTAAATCAGGCAGGGCTCGAAGATAAGATCAGCCATATTTCGACTGGCGGCGGGGCAACGCTTGAATTTCTTGCAGGTGATGAATTGCCGGGCGTTGCAGCATTGGACGACAAATAG
- the gap gene encoding type I glyceraldehyde-3-phosphate dehydrogenase, with amino-acid sequence MAIKVGINGFGRIGRAVIRTWLGDKDIDLVAVNDLTDTKTLAHLLKYDSVMGNLDNEITASGDSITVDGDTFKVFSEKDPALIPWEEVGAEIIIESTGRFTNAADAGKHLRGSVKKVIISAPAKGEDVTIVLGVNEAMYDPANHHIISNASCTTNCLAPVAKVMHDTYGIKNALMNTIHSYTNDQQLLDLPHKDLRRARAAALSMIPTSTGAAKAVALVIPELKGKFDGISVRVPTPNVSLVDVVMNLEKATTTEEVNATLKAAADGPLKGILAFSEVPLVSIDFKGNSNSSIVDAENTKVIDGTCVKILSWYDNEWGYSCRVRDLVKYVAAKGL; translated from the coding sequence ATGGCTATTAAAGTAGGTATAAACGGCTTTGGCCGGATTGGGAGAGCCGTGATCAGAACGTGGCTCGGCGACAAGGATATCGATCTCGTTGCGGTCAATGACCTCACCGATACTAAAACACTGGCCCATCTGCTGAAATACGACTCAGTAATGGGAAATCTCGACAACGAGATAACTGCATCGGGCGACTCGATCACGGTCGACGGCGATACGTTCAAGGTATTCTCAGAGAAAGATCCGGCACTGATCCCCTGGGAAGAGGTCGGAGCAGAGATCATCATCGAATCGACCGGCCGATTTACAAACGCGGCCGACGCAGGCAAGCACCTTCGTGGAAGCGTTAAGAAGGTCATTATCTCAGCACCGGCAAAGGGAGAGGACGTGACGATCGTGCTCGGCGTGAACGAGGCCATGTATGATCCCGCAAATCACCACATTATTTCGAACGCATCCTGCACCACGAACTGCCTCGCACCGGTCGCGAAGGTAATGCACGACACGTACGGCATCAAGAATGCCCTGATGAATACGATCCACAGCTATACAAATGATCAGCAGCTACTCGATCTGCCGCATAAGGATCTGCGCCGTGCCCGTGCTGCTGCGTTATCAATGATCCCGACGTCGACCGGAGCTGCAAAAGCCGTTGCTCTCGTGATCCCGGAGCTGAAAGGCAAATTTGATGGAATCTCTGTCCGCGTTCCTACGCCGAACGTTTCGCTGGTCGATGTGGTGATGAATCTTGAGAAGGCGACAACGACAGAAGAAGTGAACGCGACGCTCAAGGCAGCGGCGGACGGGCCGCTTAAAGGAATTCTAGCCTTCAGCGAAGTACCGCTAGTATCGATCGACTTTAAGGGAAATTCGAATTCGTCCATCGTCGACGCGGAAAATACAAAAGTGATCGACGGAACATGCGTCAAGATATTGTCGTGGTATGACAATGAATGGGGTTACTCATGTCGTGTGCGTGACCTGGTCAAGTACGTTGCCGCAAAAGGATTGTAA
- a CDS encoding TolC family protein: MQLSRSRNSILLALFTVVLGTTAFASPQEVSQVAKNMPEPLTIKTASGENVLAPETVAIRRSSPSLARVGVQNAQTLTLTVAEAVKKALENNNDIEVSRDDVRFQETQIRSILGAYDPVFSISPTYSRSSTTGSAATNDFRANSSFSKNLERGGGNYQAFFNNQRTENAFAQAQVSSGSVSNSSSAIYSSSFGFNYVQPLARNFRIDNTRRQVTIARKRLEQTDTDFRLRATETITSVQRAYWDFVFALRNQQNQVANVNLAKENLRQVEARIEAGAAAPLDKAQVATELANREGDLLLATQTVASAENTLKQLLLRDPTSPEWSQTIVPTDAPTISAAPLNLDEAMKDALDNRFELKRLKLQREINNEDLKFYKNQTKPQIDLNTTFSLDGLSRSGTNTATTTNLFTSTGDLVLLNGLNATRASLGLPLIPNPTLVIPASPSYLYGGFQRSLANMFRSDAPNFSVGVTISFPLKNRTAKANLDGAKITEQQLLAQTRGQEQSVIVEVRNAVQAVETTRQRVYTARRARENAEIQLEGERKLYEAGRSTTFLLFQRENSLTNARNAEIRAETDHSKALADIQRVTSTAFRANNITVDSPVPIPR, encoded by the coding sequence ATGCAACTTTCGCGTTCACGCAATTCTATCCTGTTGGCCTTATTCACTGTGGTCCTTGGAACCACGGCATTCGCTTCCCCGCAAGAAGTTTCGCAGGTTGCCAAGAATATGCCCGAACCGCTGACGATCAAAACTGCATCTGGCGAGAACGTTCTCGCCCCGGAAACGGTTGCGATCCGTCGATCGTCTCCATCCCTTGCCCGTGTTGGCGTCCAGAATGCTCAAACCTTGACGTTAACGGTTGCGGAGGCTGTCAAGAAAGCGCTCGAAAATAATAACGATATCGAAGTCTCGCGTGATGACGTGCGGTTCCAGGAAACGCAGATACGCTCGATCCTGGGAGCTTACGATCCGGTTTTTTCTATCTCCCCGACCTACTCGCGCAGTTCAACGACCGGTTCGGCCGCGACAAACGATTTTCGAGCAAATTCCAGCTTTAGCAAGAATTTGGAACGCGGCGGCGGTAACTATCAGGCATTTTTCAACAACCAGCGAACCGAGAATGCTTTTGCTCAGGCGCAGGTAAGTTCGGGGTCTGTATCTAACAGCAGCAGTGCTATCTATTCGTCGTCATTCGGTTTTAACTACGTGCAGCCGCTGGCCCGGAATTTCCGGATCGACAACACACGGCGGCAGGTAACGATCGCGAGGAAGCGTTTGGAACAGACCGACACTGACTTCAGGCTCCGAGCGACTGAGACCATAACGTCGGTGCAGCGTGCTTACTGGGATTTCGTTTTCGCTCTAAGGAACCAGCAGAATCAGGTCGCGAATGTAAATCTGGCCAAGGAAAACCTCCGTCAGGTTGAAGCGCGGATCGAGGCTGGAGCTGCTGCCCCGCTCGATAAAGCCCAAGTCGCTACCGAGTTGGCTAACCGCGAAGGTGATCTCCTGCTTGCGACACAGACCGTCGCTAGTGCCGAAAACACGCTGAAGCAATTACTGCTTCGTGATCCCACATCGCCGGAATGGTCGCAGACTATCGTTCCGACCGACGCTCCGACCATCAGTGCTGCTCCGCTGAACCTTGATGAGGCGATGAAGGATGCTCTAGACAACCGATTTGAACTTAAGCGGCTAAAACTGCAGCGTGAGATCAATAATGAAGATCTCAAGTTCTATAAGAATCAAACAAAACCTCAGATCGATCTGAACACAACCTTTTCGCTCGACGGCCTGTCGCGAAGCGGAACGAATACGGCGACAACAACGAACCTGTTCACCTCGACCGGCGATCTCGTGCTGCTGAACGGCCTTAATGCAACGCGAGCCTCGCTTGGGCTACCCCTAATTCCGAATCCAACGCTCGTCATCCCTGCGTCACCATCATATCTTTATGGCGGGTTTCAGAGATCGTTGGCAAATATGTTCCGCAGCGACGCCCCCAACTTCTCAGTAGGCGTAACGATATCCTTCCCGCTAAAGAACCGTACGGCAAAGGCCAATTTAGATGGAGCAAAGATCACTGAACAGCAGCTTTTGGCTCAGACCCGCGGACAGGAGCAATCTGTGATCGTCGAAGTTCGAAACGCGGTGCAGGCTGTCGAAACAACGCGTCAGCGTGTTTACACCGCCCGCCGTGCCCGTGAAAATGCCGAGATCCAGCTTGAGGGCGAACGTAAATTATACGAGGCTGGACGCTCGACCACATTCCTGCTCTTTCAACGCGAGAATTCGTTGACCAACGCCAGGAACGCTGAGATAAGAGCGGAAACGGATCACAGTAAAGCCCTGGCAGATATCCAGCGCGTGACCTCTACGGCGTTCCGTGCCAATAACATTACAGTTGATTCGCCGGTTCCTATCCCGAGGTAA
- a CDS encoding glycosyltransferase family 2 protein, which yields MKISATIIVRNEEHNIADVCETVSWADEILIVDSDSTDKTVDIARKYTDKIFNREWNGYKDKHEYADAQTSGDWIFWIDADERVTPELRASIERLRNLTDDQLADGYKIARKTEYLDRWIMHSGWYPDYQMRLYRKEKSYWDGVAPHQTARVDGRIEKLEGEFLHYTKRDLSEHHRVTDSYASLAAEHMAGNGKTIGAFGILSNAIAAFLRTYFLKQGFRDGVPGMIIAGFTAYGVFLKYAKLWEINIKK from the coding sequence ATGAAAATATCGGCAACGATAATTGTCCGCAACGAGGAGCACAACATCGCTGATGTTTGTGAGACCGTTTCGTGGGCGGACGAGATCTTGATCGTCGATTCGGATTCGACGGATAAAACGGTCGATATCGCAAGGAAATACACCGACAAGATCTTTAATCGTGAATGGAACGGCTATAAAGATAAACACGAATATGCCGACGCTCAGACATCGGGCGATTGGATATTCTGGATCGACGCGGATGAACGGGTAACTCCGGAATTAAGAGCCTCGATCGAAAGGCTTCGCAATTTGACTGACGATCAATTGGCCGACGGCTATAAGATCGCCCGGAAAACGGAATATCTTGACCGGTGGATCATGCATTCAGGATGGTATCCCGATTACCAAATGAGGCTCTACCGTAAGGAAAAAAGCTATTGGGACGGAGTTGCTCCTCACCAGACGGCTCGCGTGGATGGAAGGATCGAGAAGCTCGAGGGCGAGTTCCTACACTACACAAAACGCGATCTGAGCGAGCATCATCGGGTAACGGATTCGTATGCCTCACTTGCTGCCGAGCATATGGCTGGAAACGGAAAAACCATCGGAGCGTTTGGCATTCTATCTAACGCGATCGCGGCTTTTTTACGCACGTATTTTCTGAAACAAGGTTTTCGTGACGGTGTTCCGGGTATGATAATCGCGGGTTTTACGGCATACGGTGTATTTCTAAAGTACGCAAAGCTTTGGGAGATCAATATTAAAAAATGA
- a CDS encoding NTP transferase domain-containing protein has product MKAVILCGGRGTRLGEHGRNVPKALIKIGGKPIIWHLLTIFSHYGVNDFVLCLGYLGDEIREYFADNTNGWNIEFVDTGLDTNTGGRLKRVEHLLKENRSFFVTYGDGLADVDVSALRSFHAEHGKVATVTAVHPYSPFGLVDIESDGTIRRFREKPLLDDWINGGFFVFDHEIFEHLTDDCVLERKPFETLSGKGEMMAFRHVGFWKCMDTYKDNLEFEELWKGGAPWKVW; this is encoded by the coding sequence ATGAAGGCTGTGATACTGTGCGGAGGTCGCGGAACCCGACTGGGCGAGCACGGCCGGAACGTGCCGAAGGCTCTGATCAAGATCGGCGGCAAGCCCATTATTTGGCATTTGCTCACCATTTTTTCACATTATGGCGTAAACGATTTCGTTTTGTGTTTAGGTTATTTGGGTGATGAGATCAGGGAATATTTTGCCGATAATACGAACGGCTGGAATATCGAATTCGTGGATACCGGACTCGATACCAACACCGGCGGGCGTCTGAAACGGGTTGAGCATCTCCTGAAAGAGAATAGATCATTTTTTGTAACCTACGGCGACGGGCTCGCTGACGTTGATGTTTCGGCATTGCGTTCGTTTCACGCTGAACATGGCAAGGTGGCGACGGTAACAGCGGTTCACCCGTATTCACCATTTGGATTGGTAGATATCGAAAGTGACGGCACGATCAGGCGTTTTCGTGAAAAGCCGCTGCTCGACGATTGGATAAATGGCGGTTTTTTTGTTTTCGATCACGAGATCTTCGAACATCTGACTGACGATTGTGTTCTCGAACGTAAGCCCTTCGAGACGCTCAGCGGAAAAGGCGAAATGATGGCGTTCCGGCACGTAGGTTTTTGGAAATGCATGGATACGTATAAGGATAATCTGGAATTTGAGGAGCTGTGGAAAGGCGGAGCTCCGTGGAAGGTTTGGTAG